In one Hippocampus zosterae strain Florida chromosome 10, ASM2543408v3, whole genome shotgun sequence genomic region, the following are encoded:
- the LOC127609336 gene encoding uncharacterized protein LOC127609336 isoform X1 → MPGGCCDHFMRCLWWFLISSGLHPVYGANISHSSRERPSCQPGFYCLPESFTPIPCPRGTYGPAADGVGLESCLKCPPHHYCPRPGLSASIPCGLVAQQPLSGQDTCICPGKGQNFQRSDGQCQCTLDYQPTNSEDVCVHKVYSICRDGKTRTQHGDCLDRHEWSHHCRTQVCSSAEDYEAYDGELGLCVCAETPGQAACGGLCRKRLATELKLPCKSSGELELVFSYHSQVTNLSGTILEMLFKLWDSHGSLQCTGSHLISSRSVYIVRTSEAGFVGLLGGSLPEELQQLLMSLTDVRSDAPRAHGASVLPWDMHIVENISSGGGNMSSSKSVTGIINPITCLHLGDVLLFTVTTRDYPQYDIDNLYNTNSDFDWGALRKLKEELTLSRTPPSFFSIIFNQPGVYVFRLSSHHHKRMYVRVMLAGGQCYEPGPFFSTIPRHMTRVGIRKRRNLLLRPDWLVTGGLLFGAALILCLCVIVLILFHEYGWPEKKPITARYHSRQLTYHMEDYASKGSRVISQMKIHRKQQATCRLTSIQPGLSEEFWDYEHQVDLEAFSSNTFYNLLLKHSVSVTARLGQLTTEVKELYQGVLEKLRLLHPRLVDEESTGDVCDKTRREVEKEVGRRRSLAAHLRTLLHAQLQVLRREQEAQQKVHNVFTAQLRECTKILGKIDQTSFGLYHQNLIQRLRSLVGEMGGLVSAECQRQRSWGLLGEGTGAKLLCPDTGTVLSKDSIFGSDGSLRDCCPAHYDAVTGLIRPNAHSHMLLSSGHTMAVPPNFFLHPQTGHVLPIPGNVAYDPESSTLLITTDLCAGDNRKWESPPIPFIPYPTSSHSNQPQPNIRLRSLRPGQKLQLGAPMADPDTGVPVPILAITIHPQTGLVYPLGKTHICPITRLPQPIQIGYPMLEPRTENVVLTVGICIDPVTGVVLPVGGVMLGEPFMEPLSGRMARVGGGSIQAGQLVPHAGGYQTLLDSKVLAVMFKIVELLRPLSDDWSSEPALQLHQRGEQASRWHDSIGAVAEELHLHWKRSQHCQLQLQTRLEILQDTMVGLHQDGCSLGDMALSGSNAPVPALLGMDYPDPMGSGLTIPVLGYRTDFISGTTIGLAGTMEDPDGNGLVAIRYGSQAIDPVTATLAPVVGARLDVLTDTVVPITASYWLAVADQTDTMQVEALEREVRVRNIYWQQQRWREEDILADADSAVFQCFLRVMEAGCYHEVQWSGRPLREAAVEMHDLAQTEAQRRAAQRAALALILPPHVLNILILVDEEEWDQHCVWYTELVSGIDMMDLRMEQLQQDQDKWSSQRGLEWAANVQSMDRELRLGEILEQCSSRLSDLDAAFIKLQSVRHLSKLRSDTAQEILCGNFWYKEYGLIRLCQPRPTGNVMSLLERKILPQLDRMNQQFVSHKQLVNLSTNRSHQYACDTGPQPDKDFLTAIPPPSHIVVPTIPEEEWTNLLELSPLFQLLKGVEQELKGKSVNRFVDVLERQWECEGELIPLKPSSLSPRELLVYQHGLFLMHTMNALHLTPDVSLQIATSLPNNNYHNNAFRNSFFYQEEDETLFVRQQRLHSVGGFSLLLLHCLSHIATKDISNDSAPAFGRLFCKVLQASLGELFQAKLDLDVSSTQEAHCSFRDEKSPQGRSKSFILHSCEEPSASLPQPSGDIVELERKHRETSLVSQLEAVLRQRTSAREKSPKKLL, encoded by the exons ATGCCGGGAGGATGCTGTGATCATTTCATGAGGTGTCTTTGGTGGTTTTTGATTTCCTCTGGTTTGCATCCTGTTTATGGGGCCAATATCAGCCACTCTTCCCGAGAGAGGCCATCTTGTCAACCTG gcttTTACTGCCTCCCGGAAAGCTTCACTCCAATCCCTTGTCCAAGGGGAACCTACGGGCCTGCTGCAGACGGTGTAGGATTGGAAAGCTGTCTAAAGTGTCCTCCTCACCATTACTGTCCCCGACCGGGTCTGTCCGCATCCATCCCTTGTGGATTGGTGGCTCAACAGCCTCTGTCTGGACAGGACACTTGCATCTGCCCGGGAAAGGGACAAAACTTTCAG AGGAGTGACGGGCAGTGCCAATGTACCCTCGACTATCAACCGACCAACAGTGAAGATGTTTGTGTGCACAAAGTTTACAGCATCTGCAGGGATGGAAAAACACGCACTCAACATGGAGACTGCCTGGACCGACATGAGTGGTCACATCACTGCAGGACACAG GTGTGTTCATCTGCGGAAGACTATGAGGCTTACGACGGAGAAttaggtctgtgtgtgtgcgcggagacTCCCGGGCAAGCTGCGTGTGGGGGCCTATGCAGGAAAAGGCTTGCGACTGAACTGAAACTCCCGTGCAAATCCAGTGGAGAACTGGAGTTGGTATTTAGTTATCACAGTCAG GTGACCAACTTGTCTGGCACCATACTGGAGATGCTCTTTAAACTGTGGGACTCCCACGGGAGCCTGCAGTGTACTGGCAGCCACCTCATCTCTTCACGCTCTGTTTACATTGTTCGGACAAGCG AAGCAGGCTTTGTCGGCCTGCTTGGTGGCAGCCTCCCGGAGGAACTTCAGCAACTGTTGATGTCATTAACTGATGTGCGCTCCGATGCCCCGAGAGCACATG GAGCTTCTGTCCTTCCCTGGGACATGCACATCGTGGAAAATATCAGCAGCGGTGGTGGGAACATGAGTAGTAGTAAAAGTGTCACTGGAATTATCAACCCAATAACTTGCCTTCACCTGGGTGATGTTCTATTGTTCACCGTCACCACTCGTGACTATCCTCAGTACGATAT TGACAACCTGTACAACACAAACAGCGATTTTGACTGGGGTGCTCTGAGAAAACTGAAAGAGGAGCTGACTCTGTCCCGAACACCTCCCAGCTTCTTCTCAATTATCTTTAACCAGCCCGGAGTGTATGTTTTTAGGCTCAGCAGCCATCACCACAAACGTATG TACGTACGTGTGATGTTAGCGGGTGGCCAGTGTTACGAGCCGGGACCCTTCTTCTCAACTATTCCACGTCACATGACAAGAGTGGGGATCAGGAAGAGACGAAACCTCTTACTCCGTCCCGACTGGCTGGTGACGGGAGGACTTCTGTTTGGAGCTGCCCTCATCTTGTGTTTATGCGTGATAGTTTTG ATCCTTTTCCATGAGTATGGGTGGCCTGAGAAGAAGCCAATCACAGCGCGGTATCACTCACGGCAGTTGACCTATCACATGGAGGATTACGCATCAAAGGGTTCAAGGGTGATCTCGCAAATGAAAATTCACAGAAAACAACAAGCCACATGTAGGCTGACTTCTATTCAACCAG GGCTCTCGGAGGAGTTCTGGGATTACGAGCACCAAGTCGATCTTGAGGCCTTCAGCAGCAACACTTTCTATAACCTCTTGCTCAAACACAGCGTTTCGGTCACCGCACGGCTGGGACAGCTCACCACAGAG GTCAAGGAACTTTACCAAGGTGTTCTTGAGAAACTACGGCTGCTCCACCCTCGCTTGGTGGATGAGGAGAGCACGGGCGACGTTTGCGACAAGACGAGGAGAGAGGTGGAGAAGGAAGTGGGCCGCAGGAGGTCTTTGGCTGCACACCTGAGGACGCTGCTCCACGCTCAGCTTCAG GTTTTGAGGCGAGAGCAGGAGGCGCAACAGAAGGTCCACAATGTGTTCACAGCTCAACTGCGAGAATGCACCAAAATACTGGGCAAGATCGACCAGACATCTTTTGGACTGTACCATCAAAA TTTGATCCAGCGGTTAAGGTCCCTGGTGGGTGAGATGGGGGGGCTGGTATCAGCAGAATGCCAGCGCCAGAGGTCTTGGGGGCTTTTGGGTGAAGGCACAGGGGCCAAGCTCCTCTGTCCTGACACAGGCACTGTGCTGAGCAAAGACAGCATCTTTG GTTCTGACGGGTCCCTGCGAGACTGTTGCCCTGCTCATTATGACGCAGTAACCGGCCTCATTAGACCAAATGCTCATAGCCACATGTTGCTGAGCAGTGGTCACACTATGGCGGTTCCTCCAAATTTCTTCCTGCATCCACAGACTGGCCATGTTCTCCCTATTCCCGGGAATGTCGCCTATGACCCTGAAAGCTCCACTTTGCTGATCACAACTGATTTGTGTGCAG GAGACAACAGGAAATGGGAAAGCCCTCCTATTCCTTTCATTCCATACCCAACCTCCTCCCACTCAAACCAACCTCAACCCAACATCCGGCTCAGAAGTCTCCGGCCAGGTCAGAAACTGCAGCTAGGTGCCCCCATGGCAGACCCAGACACTGGGGTCCCAGTACCTATTCTTGCCATTACAATCCATCCACAAACTGGTCTGGTCTATCCACTGGGAAAGACACATATATGCCCCATTACCCGTTTACCGCAACCCATCCAGATCGGCTATCCAATGCTGGAACCCCGGACAGAAAACGTTGTGCTGACTGTTGGCATCTGTATAGATCCTGTGACCG GTGTTGTGCTGCCAGTAGGGGGTGTCATGCTGGGTGAGCCGTTTATGGAGCCTCTGAGTGGGAGAATGGCGAGAGTGGGTGGTGGGAGCATCCAAGCCGGGCAGCTGGTGCCTCATGCAGGAGGATACCAGACACTTTTAGACAGCAAG GTTCTGGCAGTCATGTTCAAAATAGTCGAGCTCCTGAGGCCTCTGAGTGACGATTGGAGCTCAGAACCGGCTTTGCAGCTCCATCAAAGAGGAGAGCAAGCGTCTCGCTGGCACGATAGTATTGGTGCAGTGGCCGAGGAACTCCATCTTCACTGGAAAAGGAGTCAGCATTGCCAGCTGCAGCTGCAGACCAGACTGGAGATCCTGCAGGACACCATGGTGGGACTGCATCAGGATGGATGCTCTCTAG GAGACATGGCTCTGTCAGGCTCAAACGCACCAGTACCAGCCTTGCTGGGTATGGACTACCCTGACCCAATGGGATCAGGTCTCACGATACCAGTGTTGGGGTACCGGACTGACTTCATCTCTGGAACAACAATTGGGCTTGCAGGGACCATGGAGGACCCCGATGGCAATG GTCTGGTAGCGATCCGGTATGGCTCTCAGGCAATTGATCCTGTAACTGCCACATTGGCTCCAGTGGTTGGCGCCAGGCTGGATGTGCTCACCGACACAGTTGTACCCATCACGGCGTCTTACTGGCTGGCGGTGGCCGATCAAACCGACACTATGCAG GTGGAGGCTCTGGAGAGAGAAGTGCGTGTGCGGAACATTTACTGGCAGCAGCAGAGGTGGCGGGAGGAGGACATCCTCGCTGATGCGGATTCAGCTGTGTTCCAGTGTTTTCTCAGAGTGATGGAAGCTGGCTGCTATCATGAG GTCCAGTGGTCAGGCAGGCCGCTAAGGGAAGCAGCCGTGGAAATGCATGACTTAGCTCAAACCGAGGCCCAGAGGAGAGCGGCCCAGCGTGCTGCCTTGGCTTTGATCCTTCCTCCGCATGTGTTGAACATCCTCATCCTGG TGGATGAAGAAGAATGGGATCAGCATTGTGTTTGGTACACTGAGTTGGTGTCAGGCATCGACATGATGGACTTGCGCATGGAGCAGCTGCAACAAGACCAGGACAAATGGAGCTCACAAAGAGGATTAGAGTGGGCAGCCAACGTCCAATCTATG GACCGAGAGCTGAGACTGGGGGAAATATTGGAGCAATGTTCTTCCCGACTGTCAGATTTGGATGCTGCTTTCATTAAGCTGCAGTCTGTTCGACACCTTTCCAAGCTACGCAGTGACACAGCTCAG GAAATCTTGTGCGGAAACTTCTGGTACAAGGAATATGGCCTGATTCGGTTATGTCAGCCCAGACCGACTGGGAACGTCATGAGTTTGCTCGAAAGGAAGATTTTACCTCAGCTGGACAGAATGAACCAGCAATTTGTGAGTCATAAACAGCTCGTCAACCTCAGCACGAACCGCAGTCACCAGTATGCTTGTGACACTGGCCCGCAGCCAGATAAAG ATTTCTTGACAGCAATTCCTCCACCCAGTCACATCGTCGTACCAACAATTCCAG AGGAAGAGTGGACAAATCTGCTGGAACTTTCGCCTCTTTTCCAACTCTTGAAAGGAGTGGAGCAAGAGCTGAAAG GCAAAAGCGTCAACCGATTTGTGGATGTCCTGGAACGTCAGTGGGAATGTGAGGGAGAGTTGATCCCGTTGAAACCCTCCAGTCTCAGCCCCAGAGAATTGCTGGTGTACCAGCACGGACTTTTCCTCATGCACACCATGAATGCACTGCACCTT ACTCCAGACGTTTCTCTCCAAATCGCTACAAGTCTTCCAAACAACAACTACCACAATAACGCCTTCAGGAATTCCTTCTTTTATCAG GAAGAAGATGAGACGCTCTTTGTCCGCCAACAGAGACTCCATTCAGTTGGGGGCTTTTCCTTGTTGCTGCTGCACTGTTTGTCTCATATCGCAACCAAAGACATAAGCAACGATTCTGCCCCAGCCTTTGGAAGACTTTTCTGTAAG GTTCTGCAGGCATCTCTTGGGGAGCTATTTCAGGCCAAACTGGACTTGGATGTctcctccacacaggaagcccattGTTCATTTCGGGACGAGAAATCCCCTCAGGGACGCTCAAAGTCTTTCATTCTTCACAGTTGTGAGGAACCCTCTGCTTCTCTACCACAGCCAAGCGGC GACATCGTGGAACTTGAGAGGAAACACAGAGAAACGTCTCTGGTCTCTCAACTCGAAGCGGTTTTAAGACAAAGAACCTCAGCAAGAGAGAAAAgcccaaaaaaacttttatgA
- the LOC127609336 gene encoding uncharacterized protein LOC127609336 isoform X2, with the protein MPGGCCDHFMRCLWWFLISSGLHPVYGANISHSSRERPSCQPGFYCLPESFTPIPCPRGTYGPAADGVGLESCLKCPPHHYCPRPGLSASIPCGLVAQQPLSGQDTCICPGKGQNFQRSDGQCQCTLDYQPTNSEDVCVHKVYSICRDGKTRTQHGDCLDRHEWSHHCRTQVCSSAEDYEAYDGELGLCVCAETPGQAACGGLCRKRLATELKLPCKSSGELELVFSYHSQVTNLSGTILEMLFKLWDSHGSLQCTGSHLISSRSVYIVRTSEAGFVGLLGGSLPEELQQLLMSLTDVRSDAPRAHGASVLPWDMHIVENISSGGGNMSSSKSVTGIINPITCLHLGDVLLFTVTTRDYPQYDIDNLYNTNSDFDWGALRKLKEELTLSRTPPSFFSIIFNQPGVYVFRLSSHHHKRMYVRVMLAGGQCYEPGPFFSTIPRHMTRVGIRKRRNLLLRPDWLVTGGLLFGAALILCLCVIVLILFHEYGWPEKKPITARYHSRQLTYHMEDYASKGSRVISQMKIHRKQQATCRLTSIQPGLSEEFWDYEHQVDLEAFSSNTFYNLLLKHSVSVTARLGQLTTEVKELYQGVLEKLRLLHPRLVDEESTGDVCDKTRREVEKEVGRRRSLAAHLRTLLHAQLQVLRREQEAQQKVHNVFTAQLRECTKILGKIDQTSFGLYHQNLIQRLRSLVGEMGGLVSAECQRQRSWGLLGEGTGAKLLCPDTGTVLSKDSIFGSDGSLRDCCPAHYDAVTGLIRPNAHSHMLLSSGHTMAVPPNFFLHPQTGHVLPIPGNVAYDPESSTLLITTDLCAGDNRKWESPPIPFIPYPTSSHSNQPQPNIRLRSLRPGQKLQLGAPMADPDTGVPVPILAITIHPQTGLVYPLGKTHICPITRLPQPIQIGYPMLEPRTENVVLTVGICIDPVTGVVLPVGGVMLGEPFMEPLSGRMARVGGGSIQAGQLVPHAGGYQTLLDSKVLAVMFKIVELLRPLSDDWSSEPALQLHQRGEQASRWHDSIGAVAEELHLHWKRSQHCQLQLQTRLEILQDTMVGLHQDGCSLGDMALSGSNAPVPALLGMDYPDPMGSGLTIPVLGYRTDFISGTTIGLAGTMEDPDGNGLVAIRYGSQAIDPVTATLAPVVGARLDVLTDTVVPITASYWLAVADQTDTMQVEALEREVRVRNIYWQQQRWREEDILADADSAVFQCFLRVMEAGCYHEVQWSGRPLREAAVEMHDLAQTEAQRRAAQRAALALILPPHVLNILILVDEEEWDQHCVWYTELVSGIDMMDLRMEQLQQDQDKWSSQRGLEWAANVQSMDRELRLGEILEQCSSRLSDLDAAFIKLQSVRHLSKLRSDTAQEILCGNFWYKEYGLIRLCQPRPTGNVMSLLERKILPQLDRMNQQFVSHKQLVNLSTNRSHQYACDTGPQPDKAIPPPSHIVVPTIPEEEWTNLLELSPLFQLLKGVEQELKGKSVNRFVDVLERQWECEGELIPLKPSSLSPRELLVYQHGLFLMHTMNALHLTPDVSLQIATSLPNNNYHNNAFRNSFFYQEEDETLFVRQQRLHSVGGFSLLLLHCLSHIATKDISNDSAPAFGRLFCKVLQASLGELFQAKLDLDVSSTQEAHCSFRDEKSPQGRSKSFILHSCEEPSASLPQPSGDIVELERKHRETSLVSQLEAVLRQRTSAREKSPKKLL; encoded by the exons ATGCCGGGAGGATGCTGTGATCATTTCATGAGGTGTCTTTGGTGGTTTTTGATTTCCTCTGGTTTGCATCCTGTTTATGGGGCCAATATCAGCCACTCTTCCCGAGAGAGGCCATCTTGTCAACCTG gcttTTACTGCCTCCCGGAAAGCTTCACTCCAATCCCTTGTCCAAGGGGAACCTACGGGCCTGCTGCAGACGGTGTAGGATTGGAAAGCTGTCTAAAGTGTCCTCCTCACCATTACTGTCCCCGACCGGGTCTGTCCGCATCCATCCCTTGTGGATTGGTGGCTCAACAGCCTCTGTCTGGACAGGACACTTGCATCTGCCCGGGAAAGGGACAAAACTTTCAG AGGAGTGACGGGCAGTGCCAATGTACCCTCGACTATCAACCGACCAACAGTGAAGATGTTTGTGTGCACAAAGTTTACAGCATCTGCAGGGATGGAAAAACACGCACTCAACATGGAGACTGCCTGGACCGACATGAGTGGTCACATCACTGCAGGACACAG GTGTGTTCATCTGCGGAAGACTATGAGGCTTACGACGGAGAAttaggtctgtgtgtgtgcgcggagacTCCCGGGCAAGCTGCGTGTGGGGGCCTATGCAGGAAAAGGCTTGCGACTGAACTGAAACTCCCGTGCAAATCCAGTGGAGAACTGGAGTTGGTATTTAGTTATCACAGTCAG GTGACCAACTTGTCTGGCACCATACTGGAGATGCTCTTTAAACTGTGGGACTCCCACGGGAGCCTGCAGTGTACTGGCAGCCACCTCATCTCTTCACGCTCTGTTTACATTGTTCGGACAAGCG AAGCAGGCTTTGTCGGCCTGCTTGGTGGCAGCCTCCCGGAGGAACTTCAGCAACTGTTGATGTCATTAACTGATGTGCGCTCCGATGCCCCGAGAGCACATG GAGCTTCTGTCCTTCCCTGGGACATGCACATCGTGGAAAATATCAGCAGCGGTGGTGGGAACATGAGTAGTAGTAAAAGTGTCACTGGAATTATCAACCCAATAACTTGCCTTCACCTGGGTGATGTTCTATTGTTCACCGTCACCACTCGTGACTATCCTCAGTACGATAT TGACAACCTGTACAACACAAACAGCGATTTTGACTGGGGTGCTCTGAGAAAACTGAAAGAGGAGCTGACTCTGTCCCGAACACCTCCCAGCTTCTTCTCAATTATCTTTAACCAGCCCGGAGTGTATGTTTTTAGGCTCAGCAGCCATCACCACAAACGTATG TACGTACGTGTGATGTTAGCGGGTGGCCAGTGTTACGAGCCGGGACCCTTCTTCTCAACTATTCCACGTCACATGACAAGAGTGGGGATCAGGAAGAGACGAAACCTCTTACTCCGTCCCGACTGGCTGGTGACGGGAGGACTTCTGTTTGGAGCTGCCCTCATCTTGTGTTTATGCGTGATAGTTTTG ATCCTTTTCCATGAGTATGGGTGGCCTGAGAAGAAGCCAATCACAGCGCGGTATCACTCACGGCAGTTGACCTATCACATGGAGGATTACGCATCAAAGGGTTCAAGGGTGATCTCGCAAATGAAAATTCACAGAAAACAACAAGCCACATGTAGGCTGACTTCTATTCAACCAG GGCTCTCGGAGGAGTTCTGGGATTACGAGCACCAAGTCGATCTTGAGGCCTTCAGCAGCAACACTTTCTATAACCTCTTGCTCAAACACAGCGTTTCGGTCACCGCACGGCTGGGACAGCTCACCACAGAG GTCAAGGAACTTTACCAAGGTGTTCTTGAGAAACTACGGCTGCTCCACCCTCGCTTGGTGGATGAGGAGAGCACGGGCGACGTTTGCGACAAGACGAGGAGAGAGGTGGAGAAGGAAGTGGGCCGCAGGAGGTCTTTGGCTGCACACCTGAGGACGCTGCTCCACGCTCAGCTTCAG GTTTTGAGGCGAGAGCAGGAGGCGCAACAGAAGGTCCACAATGTGTTCACAGCTCAACTGCGAGAATGCACCAAAATACTGGGCAAGATCGACCAGACATCTTTTGGACTGTACCATCAAAA TTTGATCCAGCGGTTAAGGTCCCTGGTGGGTGAGATGGGGGGGCTGGTATCAGCAGAATGCCAGCGCCAGAGGTCTTGGGGGCTTTTGGGTGAAGGCACAGGGGCCAAGCTCCTCTGTCCTGACACAGGCACTGTGCTGAGCAAAGACAGCATCTTTG GTTCTGACGGGTCCCTGCGAGACTGTTGCCCTGCTCATTATGACGCAGTAACCGGCCTCATTAGACCAAATGCTCATAGCCACATGTTGCTGAGCAGTGGTCACACTATGGCGGTTCCTCCAAATTTCTTCCTGCATCCACAGACTGGCCATGTTCTCCCTATTCCCGGGAATGTCGCCTATGACCCTGAAAGCTCCACTTTGCTGATCACAACTGATTTGTGTGCAG GAGACAACAGGAAATGGGAAAGCCCTCCTATTCCTTTCATTCCATACCCAACCTCCTCCCACTCAAACCAACCTCAACCCAACATCCGGCTCAGAAGTCTCCGGCCAGGTCAGAAACTGCAGCTAGGTGCCCCCATGGCAGACCCAGACACTGGGGTCCCAGTACCTATTCTTGCCATTACAATCCATCCACAAACTGGTCTGGTCTATCCACTGGGAAAGACACATATATGCCCCATTACCCGTTTACCGCAACCCATCCAGATCGGCTATCCAATGCTGGAACCCCGGACAGAAAACGTTGTGCTGACTGTTGGCATCTGTATAGATCCTGTGACCG GTGTTGTGCTGCCAGTAGGGGGTGTCATGCTGGGTGAGCCGTTTATGGAGCCTCTGAGTGGGAGAATGGCGAGAGTGGGTGGTGGGAGCATCCAAGCCGGGCAGCTGGTGCCTCATGCAGGAGGATACCAGACACTTTTAGACAGCAAG GTTCTGGCAGTCATGTTCAAAATAGTCGAGCTCCTGAGGCCTCTGAGTGACGATTGGAGCTCAGAACCGGCTTTGCAGCTCCATCAAAGAGGAGAGCAAGCGTCTCGCTGGCACGATAGTATTGGTGCAGTGGCCGAGGAACTCCATCTTCACTGGAAAAGGAGTCAGCATTGCCAGCTGCAGCTGCAGACCAGACTGGAGATCCTGCAGGACACCATGGTGGGACTGCATCAGGATGGATGCTCTCTAG GAGACATGGCTCTGTCAGGCTCAAACGCACCAGTACCAGCCTTGCTGGGTATGGACTACCCTGACCCAATGGGATCAGGTCTCACGATACCAGTGTTGGGGTACCGGACTGACTTCATCTCTGGAACAACAATTGGGCTTGCAGGGACCATGGAGGACCCCGATGGCAATG GTCTGGTAGCGATCCGGTATGGCTCTCAGGCAATTGATCCTGTAACTGCCACATTGGCTCCAGTGGTTGGCGCCAGGCTGGATGTGCTCACCGACACAGTTGTACCCATCACGGCGTCTTACTGGCTGGCGGTGGCCGATCAAACCGACACTATGCAG GTGGAGGCTCTGGAGAGAGAAGTGCGTGTGCGGAACATTTACTGGCAGCAGCAGAGGTGGCGGGAGGAGGACATCCTCGCTGATGCGGATTCAGCTGTGTTCCAGTGTTTTCTCAGAGTGATGGAAGCTGGCTGCTATCATGAG GTCCAGTGGTCAGGCAGGCCGCTAAGGGAAGCAGCCGTGGAAATGCATGACTTAGCTCAAACCGAGGCCCAGAGGAGAGCGGCCCAGCGTGCTGCCTTGGCTTTGATCCTTCCTCCGCATGTGTTGAACATCCTCATCCTGG TGGATGAAGAAGAATGGGATCAGCATTGTGTTTGGTACACTGAGTTGGTGTCAGGCATCGACATGATGGACTTGCGCATGGAGCAGCTGCAACAAGACCAGGACAAATGGAGCTCACAAAGAGGATTAGAGTGGGCAGCCAACGTCCAATCTATG GACCGAGAGCTGAGACTGGGGGAAATATTGGAGCAATGTTCTTCCCGACTGTCAGATTTGGATGCTGCTTTCATTAAGCTGCAGTCTGTTCGACACCTTTCCAAGCTACGCAGTGACACAGCTCAG GAAATCTTGTGCGGAAACTTCTGGTACAAGGAATATGGCCTGATTCGGTTATGTCAGCCCAGACCGACTGGGAACGTCATGAGTTTGCTCGAAAGGAAGATTTTACCTCAGCTGGACAGAATGAACCAGCAATTTGTGAGTCATAAACAGCTCGTCAACCTCAGCACGAACCGCAGTCACCAGTATGCTTGTGACACTGGCCCGCAGCCAGATAAAG CAATTCCTCCACCCAGTCACATCGTCGTACCAACAATTCCAG AGGAAGAGTGGACAAATCTGCTGGAACTTTCGCCTCTTTTCCAACTCTTGAAAGGAGTGGAGCAAGAGCTGAAAG GCAAAAGCGTCAACCGATTTGTGGATGTCCTGGAACGTCAGTGGGAATGTGAGGGAGAGTTGATCCCGTTGAAACCCTCCAGTCTCAGCCCCAGAGAATTGCTGGTGTACCAGCACGGACTTTTCCTCATGCACACCATGAATGCACTGCACCTT ACTCCAGACGTTTCTCTCCAAATCGCTACAAGTCTTCCAAACAACAACTACCACAATAACGCCTTCAGGAATTCCTTCTTTTATCAG GAAGAAGATGAGACGCTCTTTGTCCGCCAACAGAGACTCCATTCAGTTGGGGGCTTTTCCTTGTTGCTGCTGCACTGTTTGTCTCATATCGCAACCAAAGACATAAGCAACGATTCTGCCCCAGCCTTTGGAAGACTTTTCTGTAAG GTTCTGCAGGCATCTCTTGGGGAGCTATTTCAGGCCAAACTGGACTTGGATGTctcctccacacaggaagcccattGTTCATTTCGGGACGAGAAATCCCCTCAGGGACGCTCAAAGTCTTTCATTCTTCACAGTTGTGAGGAACCCTCTGCTTCTCTACCACAGCCAAGCGGC GACATCGTGGAACTTGAGAGGAAACACAGAGAAACGTCTCTGGTCTCTCAACTCGAAGCGGTTTTAAGACAAAGAACCTCAGCAAGAGAGAAAAgcccaaaaaaacttttatgA